One Gardnerella vaginalis genomic window, GTGTGGTTTGTGCCTGTAGACAAGAACAAGCCGTGGATTTCAGTAAAAGATCCTAAAGATGCTAATAAGAAGCTTCTTGGCGAGTGCAATCCTACTAAAGATAAGGCTGATTCTTGCGGAACTCCTACTACTATTGATATGAACAAGACTGATATTACAAAGCAGTCGGGCTTATTCAACGTAGTAGATTTGCTTGGAATGGATGATGATTTTAATGTGGCAAATCCTGATACGCATGTAAGCAACGCTTTGAAGAATACGCTGAGCATAGATATTGAAGCAGACGGTGTAACAGATCCAAAGACTAAAAAAGCTCCTCATATAAGATTTGTTACAGATGGCAATATCAACAAGGAACTGTTGCGCGGATTTATAGAAAAATGGCGTGGGAATGATGCTACAAAGTCTCCAACCTTCAAGATGATTGCTCAAGTAACTGACGATTCTGGAAATAAGAGTAATGAGGCAGTAGTAGGCAAATTTAAGTTCACTTGGACTGTAGCTAAAGCTCCAGTTGTGCGAGCATATGATGGTCATCATTATGGTGATTCATCTTCCTCTAAAGTCTGGCTTCACGATTGGGAAGGTGCTGTTGCGGATAAGTACTACAATGCTGTGTCTGTTGTTGCAGGGGAAAATGCGACTCGACTAGTAGTGTATTTCACTCGCGCAGAAAAAGCAAAACTCGCTAGTTTACAATCTAGCAATAATCTGATGTCTAGCTTGGGTGCACAGGATAACTTGAGTAGTAATAATGCTACTTCTGCAAGTGATGCCGATACGAGCGAAGCATTAGCATTATGCAGAACTAAATCAACGGATAACTGGCAAGTCTGCGAAGGCTATAAGCTACCTCAAGGCGTTGTGTTGAATTCTAAAGACGAAGGAAAGAATAATTCTGCAATAATATTTAATGCTGGATTCCTGGCTCCTGGAAGCGTAGTGCGCGCAAGGGATCGAGCTGGTTCTTATGGGCCTTGGTCAGATATGCCTGGCGTTAAGTCAGGAAATTTGGATGAGTTATCGAATAACACAAACTCATCTCAATCAGGCGGTAGTGAGAATCCAACTCATGCAAGTAGCGCTGTAGATAGCGCTCAAACAGGTGGCACCGAGTCAAATGCGTTAAAAGAAGAAGACATGCGCAACGTGCTATCTGCTGACTCAATGGTTGCGCAACGTAGTAGCGTGTGTAGGCCTGAAACAAAAGCACCAAAAGAGTGGAGTTCGCCTTCAGATTGCGTATTCTTCCCAGTCGTAGTCAATAAGAAAGTAGTACAAGTGCATCCATTGCTGCTGAATGACTCTGAAAAGCATGCTGTAAATTACGTGCTACGCAATGGCAATTCCGGCGGCAAATGGCTTGGTTTTGGAGATGCTGACCGTCTTATAAGCGTGGATGATGATGATACGCTTTCTGCAAACCAGTCAGAAGTTGCTTGGAAGCGTGGGGAATATACTGCTCCGAGTGAGCAGAAAGATAAACGCAATAATTACTCTAACGCAGTAGGTAGCGAGCAGGATTCGTTTATTCTTTTGCGCGGATGGCGTAGGCGAAATGTAACGCCAGAGCCAAGATATAATATTGTAACTCGATTCGCTAGGTTGCGAAGTGTTGGTAAAGATGCTGCTGACTCTGCCGACTACAAGATTACTTGGGATAAGAAGAAGCCATATATTGGCGAACGCTCTAATGACCCAGGATTTGAGCTGGTTGGCGAGCCTGGTCATCAATCGCTTGTGTATCGTTATAACGCGAGTACGAAGGGCAGTCAAATCAACTTAAACCAATTGCAGAATGCTCTCACTCTTAAGCCGAATATTCCAAACAGCATGAGTGAAGATGAGTTTAAGAAGATTCAACCATCTTTGCGTGTTGTAAGCGGCGCGGATAAGGAAAATGGCGAAGGTAGTAAGTCTATTACAGTGCCGCTCGCTGACAACAAAACTAGGGTAGATCAATTCGGTCATGATGATGGTTCCTACTTCTTCACGCTTAACGATGAGTATATCAATATACCTGATTTAGTATTAGGTAATGGAAACTATGGTGGCGGTTCTGGTGTAAAAGTTTCTGGAACAGAAGGCATGGATCACACCACATTGGGTAATAATTATTCGAATATGAGTCCTCAAGATATTACTGTGAACAAATGGTGTGAGGGTAGCGATACTGCAAATCCAAATTGCAAGACTGTCAATTCCGATTCCTTTAAGCTTACGAAAGTTTTAGGTGGAAATAAGAATATAGAAACTGCAGATGATGTAGCTGGAACATCTGAGAAAGCTATTGCTCCAGTCTATGCTTTGTCGCTTTCTAATGGTTGGGCAATGAGAAGCTTAAAGAATACTTATGGCTATGATGCGCAAACTCATTTTAAGAATGTTGCTTCTGCAACTTCGCTCATACCAGTATACGTAGTGCCGGTTGATGTAATAAAGCCTAAAGCTGAATCTATAGGTTCGCTTCAGAAATCGACTATGAGTAAGCCTTACGAGGTTACTGCTAACGATATTAAGTTTACATTTACTGGTAATCCAGACGCTAACGGTAAAGTGGGCGGCAAAGAGCTGTTAGTAGACGCTAGTGATGATTTTGATTCTCGAGACGTAGTTGAGAAGAATCTTCAAGTATGCGTGCGAAAATTGAACAATCGCGTGCCTGTTGAAGATAATTGCACGCCTATTTTGAAGCGCGATACCAACGGCAACGCAAGTGTAGACACTGACAAATTGCAGCAGATGCTTGTCACTCATGGCAATACGGCTGTTTACGCAGTATACGCGCAGACAAAAGATCAGTCAGAAAATGAGAGTGAGCACTATGATGCTGGTAAAGATGATAAGAAAGCAATCATCGGCTATATTAAGATTACTGGCATCAACGTGTCGCCAATTCCGCTGCCGTTTACTGGTGGAAACGCTGCTATTACGTACACCTTCTTATTCGGCATATTGATGGCGCTCTTCATAGCGTCGGGCGCATTCGGTAGGCGCGGATGGTTGGCATCTGTGCTTAGCGGAAACGGCATCAGTGGCGAGCTAACATACAGCAAGCATTGCAACGCTTCGGCAGAATCGTTGCGCAATAGCAGACTATTCGACTGGTTTAGTCGCTGAATTAGATCAGGCTTGCTTTTGTGAGTGAGTTCTTGCTTCTGATCTTGCTTTTGTGCGCTAATGTTTGCTTTTTGTTACTTTTATCCCGCGTTTGTTTACGTATCGGGCGATTTTGGGAACAAACGCGGGGTGTAGTAAGTCACAAATAAACGATATAGTCAAATAATGGTTCGGGGTGCGTGTAAACGCTGAGATTACACCCGTTGAACCTGATCTAGATAATGCTAGCGAAGGGAATATCATGACAGAATTGTCACTAGATTCGCATACTAATACATTTAATACAAATCTATCTAATCCATCTAATCAATCTGCAGAAAGCTCATTTTCTACACAGCGCAAAAACTCATTACCATCGTGTGAAAAACCAGTGATTCCACGAGTGCTTTCCATAGCCGGCACAGACCCAACTGGTGGTGCTGGAATTCAAGCCGACTTAAAATCAATCATGGCTTCCAATGGTTTCGGCATGTGCGTTACAACAAACTTAGTCGCGCAAAACACATGCGGTGTGCGAGAAGTATATACTCCGCCAACATCATTCCTAGTATCTCAACTAGAGGCAGTATTCGACGATGTAAAAGTAGATGCTGTAAAACTAGGAATGTTAGGTGATAAACCCTATATTGATATAGTCGGAGAATGGCTTGAAAATCATCCAGTTCCTGTAGTCGTGTTAGATCCTGTTATGGTTGCTACATCAGGCGATCGTCTTCTTAAAGAATCTGCAGAAGAATCCTTACGACTTCTTATAAAAAAAGCAGATATTATTACACCAAACATTCCAGAACTTGCTGTTTTATGCAATAGCGAACCTGCAACGAGTTTTAATCAAGCTTTAGAACAAGCCAAAATTTTAGCTAGTGAAAATAATGTTATTGTAATCGTTAAAGGTGGACACTTAACAGGAAAAGACGCTGGAAACACCGCCGTATTCCCAGATGGCACTAATGTGCATGTTCCTTCACGCAGAGTAGACACAAAAACTACACACGGTACAGGATGTTCGCTTTCATCATCATTAGCAACGCGTGTATCCTTAGCTCTTAAAAACGGCAAAGTGCTTGAAAATCCTGCAACCGTATCAGAAGCATTAACTTGGACAACGCATTGGCTTAACGAATCAATACGCAACGGCGAAGATTTGCATGTTGGAAAAGGGCATGGTCCAGTAAATCACGCCGCACGACAATATAGGCTTGAACTTGATTCTTCTACAACGCCTTGGGAACATCTAAAAGACGATAATTTAATTAATCTTGACGGATCAAATCCTGAAACCTGTTATGTTGTGCCAAAAACATTGCCTAGAAAACCTAAAATATGCGCTGCAGGACGCTGGACTCAAGCTCTTTGGAATGCCACTGCAGACGTTGACTTTAACATTATGAATCTTGATTTTATTAAGTCTTTGGGAGATGGGTCTTTAGACGAGGATTTGTTTGACTTTTACCTGAATCAGGATGCTGAATATTTGAAACGTTACTCTCGGGCGCTCGCGGCTACTGCTGCTAAAACTCAAGATGATGATGCGCGCGTGCACTGGTCTTCTAGCGCTGCCGCATGTATTGAAGCAGAAAGCGAATTGCATCGTAGCTGGTTTAAGAAAACAGGTACTGCTATGAAGTCAGCATGTTCTCCTGCAACTCTTGCCTACGTTAATCATCTTTTAGCTACAACCTTTAGTGAAGATTATGTTGTTGCTGTAGCTGCTATTTTGCCATGCTACTGGCTTTATGAGGAAGTTGGGCATGTTCTTGTTGAAAAAACTACTCCAGATAATCCTTATAACGATTGGATTTCAATGTATTCGTCGAAAGAGTTTGATGCGAGTGTTAGAAAAGCGATTGAATGTGTTGAAAAAGCTTTCGAACAAGCTTCACCAAGCCAGCGTATTCTTGCCGTGCAAGCATATATGACGTCTTGTGTGTACGAGTACGATTTCTTCAATCAAGCACACCGTTCACTCAGATAGTTACTCAGTTAGATAGTCACATATCTAATTAATTAGACAGTTATTAGGAATCATTTTCTACTATTCGTCTGCGATTGGCGTTATCTACAAAAATCGCAGGCGAATTTTTCATATTTTGCTATTCCTAAATCCGAATCAAGTATAGTAAATCTTATTTATGTAAAAACGAAATATATGTAAAAACAATAGTCAAAAAACAAAATGCGAATTAAAAATTATTTGAAAGCGAGATAAGAATGAGCGGAACCCTAACGCGCAAAAACTACGTTACAAGAACCATTATTCGAGTTATTGCAATAGTGTCATCAATTTACGGAATGATAATGTCTTGGGATTCAATGGCACTCACATATTTTACAAATCTTTCCAATCTGATGATTTGCGTTGCGCTTATAGGATCTTTGATCTTAGACACTTTCAATGTTTTTAAGCCAAAAAATATTGCAGAAAGCGTTAAATCCGAAGGATGGGTAGATTCAAAACCAAACGCATGGTACGTTTTCAAATTCATGATGACGATTTCAATCGCCGTAACATTCACGCTGTATCTTTGCTTCCTAGCGCCTACAAACAAACTCGGGTTTATCGGCGCATACATGAACAATGGGTGCTCAAGCTTATGCGTGCATTTTATAACGCCGTTGCTCGCAATTTTTGACTTTATTCTTTTCGACTACAAATACAAGTCCAGCCGTGCGCACGTTTATTTTGCTACGATTCCACCGCTTACTTATGTGGCTTATGCTGTATGTTTAAGCGAGTTTGCTGGCGTGCGATGGGGAGAGCATGCTATGGCAGCGCCGTACAACTTTTTGAACTACAAAGCTCCTGCAGGATGGTTTGGATTTGCGCCAAACACGTTTAATTCAACAACACTCGGGGTGGGTGTGGTTTATTTGCTTGCCATTTTTACGTTGATTTTTATTGGAATTGGAATAGCATTTCTTGCGATTAAAAACGCTCGCGCTACGCGACTTTTTAGTCAACAATAGTGAGCGCACTAACCGCCGTCGCGCTTAAAGCGTAGTACGCTAGCGATGTTCCTGCTTTTGTTTCCCATTTGACCGAATATGTAAACAAATGCGGGGAAGCGCGCTTGTGTTTGTTTACCGTTTGACCCAGAAGGGGAACAAATGCGGGGAAGTGTTCCTGCTTTTGTTTACCATTTGACCCAGAAGGGGAACAAACGTGGGGAAGATGTAAACAAACGTGGGAAGGTGTTCCTGCTTTTGTTTACCATTTGACCCAGAAGGGGAACAAACGCGGGGAAGAAGAAACAAACGCACTACAAGGTTACATACAAACGCAAGCCAGTTGATAGAATTGTGTTTATGTGTACGGAAGATTCTGCGCTAGACGCTGTTCGATCGTTGCTTGATGGCAGTCTTAAAAACGCCAGCGGACGCCATACCAATGTTTTGTTGGTGTTTGGTGCTCCAAATTCTGGAAAGTCAAGTTTCGCTCTAAACGCTCTTCTATGCGGTTTGCGAGCTAATTGGAAGAATACGCAGGACTCTAAATACGACGAAGCCGTACAGCTTTTACTCAAACATGCGATTCGCACTGATTTTGCTATCGCCGCAGCTCAGAATCGTGCAACTGCCGCACGCATGTCTAACTACGTAATAAGCAATCTCGGTGTTTCATACCAGTCTCGTCCAGTTGGCACTCTTTCCGCCTTTGCATTCAGCCTGATTTCCGCACGAAATAAGCTTTTTGGAATGTCATCTCCTAAATTGCTTAACGGCGCTGAACAAGATGCGATTCTTCGCGAAATAGTGCGAATGCATGTTAATCATGTTTTGCAAGGTGATAGCGGTGATTGCAAAATCTGCTCGCTTTTTAACGATTATTTTTCTGGAGAGTATTCTAAATCTTTGCAAGATGGTGATTATAAATCACATGATTCTTGGATTTATGTGATATCGCAGTTGCAAAACAGTGATAATCTTATGGATTCGTTCGACTCTCTAGATTATCAAAATGCTCAAAATACTCAGGATTTGCCAATAAATAGTGCTTTCATTCATCAACTTCGCGATATGCTCGCTAGGTTAGACGAAATGGGTATTGTGAGCGAATCTTCAGAGTTGCAAATATTAAATAGCCTTAATTTTCAGTCGCATTTGCAATCTGGCTCTAGTTTCGATTTGCTTGCAACTTTGCAGGCGGATTTGCAATCTTCTAGCATTGCTAATCGTTTGCGTGTGCAATGGAATTTGGCTTTTGCACTTCGCAATCAGTATGCGAATTGTGTGCGAAAAAAGTATCCAAATGCTTTTAGATTAGATTCTTCTAAACTTTTGGCTAGCGGTGTTCAAATTTTGAATGAGATTTTTAAGAGTTTATATGATGATAATACAGAAGAATCGTCGGTTGCTGGCGACTATTCAGCTGGCTCTTCAAAAGATTTTTCTAAAGAATTATTTGCGCTTAAATGTTCACTTCCACGTCTTTTGGTAGTAGATGATTTTCATGATGTAACACTTGCTGGACTTGCATTTCTTGAGTCTTTATCTAGTTTGGGCGTTCGTATTGTTTTAACGGCGAACCCAGACGAATCTGTGCAATCCTTCCGTGGATCATACCCAGATTATGTGGTTGAAGCTGCTCAGCACGGTGTTATGCAAGCAGCGGTATTTAAAATTTGTGACTATAGGATTGACGGTGTAGCTGAGCCTTCCAATGATTCCAATGATTCCAATGATTCCGCCGATTCTGTATATTCTTCAAATACTTCAGATTTGCTAAAACAAAATAGTCGCTCAATTCCACTGAGTCTTTTTTCGTCTAGAGTTTCGCTTTCAATCCCTTCGCTTATGCCAACGCCAACGCCTATCGCCCGAAGGTCTTGGAAGATGGCAAATGTTAAAGGCGCTTTTCCTATAGAAAAAATCGAATCAAATTCGCAAGAAACAGAAAATTCTTCGGTTTCTGGCGACTTATATCGTACTGTGCGCGAAGAAATGGATTGTGTTATTTGGCAAATAAAACGCGCTCACTTAGATCACAAAATCCCGTGGAAAAATATGGCTGTGATTGCTCACGATAATGCTACTGTTCGTGCTTTCGGCGAGCGACTTCGCAAAGATGGTGTTCCTGTGCGATACTCGTCCGTTACTCGCGCTCTCAGGGAAGAGCCGTTTATAAAAGCACTGTTTGCGCTTATTGAATTGGCGCAATTTAGCCAAAATAGCGTGGATAATTTAGCTAAAGACGTATCTTTAGGAACTCGCACTATTTCTTCGATTGCGCGTTTTGTGAAGAGTCGCATAAAAACCATAATGGATAGTCCTCTGATTGATTCAGATAATTACAATTGTGCTGATTTAAGTGCTGTAGAAGCGCTTATGCGTTCCATTGTCTCTCTTAGTGACATGGTTAAATCTAAGGAAAATTCCCCTCTTAGCGTTCTTATAAGACAGTGGGATTTACTGCAAAATCAGCTTTTAAACAAGACTGATTCTAAGAATGATGGTTTGGATGCTAATTTTAACTTCGACAATCGTATTTTTGATTCAAATCCAAACCCTAATTCCACGCGATTTAGTGTTGATTCCTGCTATCTGCTGATACTTAAAGCGCTTATTGATAGTTGTGCTATCGATAAATCAATGTATTGTGATGATTTTTGTGTTGATTCCTACGATTCTGATTTATTGGATGAGTCGCCAGCTGATAAGTCGCCAGCTGACCAAACTCAATCTGATCAAACTCCAGAAATTTTTTCTGTTTTGCAAAAAATGCGCCCAAACAGTGTTCATCTTCGTACTTTAATGCGCGTTTTTAAAATCACGTCTAAACTATCTAAGATTTTAAAACAAGATTTAGTAAAAATTCAAAATAGTGTAACAAACGAGGCTAGTTATATACTTGGGCAGGCATGGAATCTTTGTAATTGCGCTAAAAAGTGGCAGATTCAAGCGCTTAAAAACAACAATGAAGGTCGTCTTGCAAACGATAGACTAGATGCGGCTATGCGATTATTTGAGTATGCTAATTCGTTTAATTACATAGATTCGCGTGCGGATTATTACGAGTCGTCGGTTGCTGGCGACTATTCTGCAGTGGCACCAACAATCACACAGTTTATTGATCAAGTTCGTCAAATGGAAATTGAAGCTGATTCTCTTGCAAGTGTTGCTCCTGTTCCTGACTCTGTAACACTCACAACTCCGTCTGGCTCTGTTGGTTCTCGCTGGGATTATGTGTGGATTCCAGCCGTACAGCAGCGAGTCTGGCCAAATACTGCGGCTCGAAGCACAATGTTTGGGTCAGAAACTCTAGTAAACATGGTGTTAAATAATAGGATTTTCGGTTCAGTAAACCTGAAATCTAATAATTCTCAAAATTCATTATTAGATAAATTCACTAATCCTACTGGAATTTGTGTAAACGATAGACAAGCGATTTTTACTGGAGAGCAGCGAAGCTTTTTAATGGCGATTACGCGCGCCAACCGTCATCTTTTTATAAGCGCGGTTAATAGTGATGATTGTGTTCCTTCTGATTTTCTCTACTACTATTTGCCAGAAATCTATTGGCGTAATGCGGATGGAAGTAGTGAATACACTGATTTCTGTGAAGATTTTGCTGTAATGGATGCGGATCCTAGAGGGCTTGTTGCTTCGGCTCGAACACAAGTAGCGCGTGCAATATATGAATCAGAAAATAGTCACAACTTAGACGAAAATCCTACTGTTAAAGACGCTTTAACAGCGTTGAATCTTTTGAAAAATAATGGAGTGGATTCGGCAAATCCAGAAAATTGGGATTTTATTCGTAAAAATTACGGTTCTAAGATTGAAGAGAAATCTATTGAAAACGAATCAAAATCAAACTTGGTCACACTATCTCCATCAATGGTGGATAGCCTTTGGTCATGTCCAGTATGTTGTCTTTTAGAGCGAAAATTTGCAGGTCCTACGCATGGAGGAACGGCAGCGCAATTCGGCACGCTTATTCACGAAACTGCTAGATGGGCAAGTCAAGATGAGCATTTAGACAACGAGTATTTACACGAAAAATATCCAGAATTACAGGCGTTTGCTGCGATTAAAAATAACAAAGTTAGCGAATTGCCCGACTTTGACTTTTCGTTTGAATCTATAAGCGCTTTACAAAAAAAGGCGATTGAAGATATTGCAAACACTATGATTGAGCATTATTATTCGATTTGCCCAAGTGATTCCAATATTTCAGACGTAAAAGACCGATATCGTTTTATAAAAAATGATTTAAATGTTCGACGAGCGCTTTATACGATTGCTCAATATTTTGTAGGTTCTTTAACTGGATCAAACTACCCGATCATGGCAAAAAAAGATGAAGACGGTGTGGTTACTGATATTTTACCAGCGTTAGAAAAATCGAAGTCTGCAAAACCTACAATTGCAGACGTCGATTTGGGGAATCTTGA contains:
- a CDS encoding bifunctional hydroxymethylpyrimidine kinase/phosphomethylpyrimidine kinase — protein: MTELSLDSHTNTFNTNLSNPSNQSAESSFSTQRKNSLPSCEKPVIPRVLSIAGTDPTGGAGIQADLKSIMASNGFGMCVTTNLVAQNTCGVREVYTPPTSFLVSQLEAVFDDVKVDAVKLGMLGDKPYIDIVGEWLENHPVPVVVLDPVMVATSGDRLLKESAEESLRLLIKKADIITPNIPELAVLCNSEPATSFNQALEQAKILASENNVIVIVKGGHLTGKDAGNTAVFPDGTNVHVPSRRVDTKTTHGTGCSLSSSLATRVSLALKNGKVLENPATVSEALTWTTHWLNESIRNGEDLHVGKGHGPVNHAARQYRLELDSSTTPWEHLKDDNLINLDGSNPETCYVVPKTLPRKPKICAAGRWTQALWNATADVDFNIMNLDFIKSLGDGSLDEDLFDFYLNQDAEYLKRYSRALAATAAKTQDDDARVHWSSSAAACIEAESELHRSWFKKTGTAMKSACSPATLAYVNHLLATTFSEDYVVAVAAILPCYWLYEEVGHVLVEKTTPDNPYNDWISMYSSKEFDASVRKAIECVEKAFEQASPSQRILAVQAYMTSCVYEYDFFNQAHRSLR
- a CDS encoding PD-(D/E)XK nuclease family protein, with the translated sequence MCTEDSALDAVRSLLDGSLKNASGRHTNVLLVFGAPNSGKSSFALNALLCGLRANWKNTQDSKYDEAVQLLLKHAIRTDFAIAAAQNRATAARMSNYVISNLGVSYQSRPVGTLSAFAFSLISARNKLFGMSSPKLLNGAEQDAILREIVRMHVNHVLQGDSGDCKICSLFNDYFSGEYSKSLQDGDYKSHDSWIYVISQLQNSDNLMDSFDSLDYQNAQNTQDLPINSAFIHQLRDMLARLDEMGIVSESSELQILNSLNFQSHLQSGSSFDLLATLQADLQSSSIANRLRVQWNLAFALRNQYANCVRKKYPNAFRLDSSKLLASGVQILNEIFKSLYDDNTEESSVAGDYSAGSSKDFSKELFALKCSLPRLLVVDDFHDVTLAGLAFLESLSSLGVRIVLTANPDESVQSFRGSYPDYVVEAAQHGVMQAAVFKICDYRIDGVAEPSNDSNDSNDSADSVYSSNTSDLLKQNSRSIPLSLFSSRVSLSIPSLMPTPTPIARRSWKMANVKGAFPIEKIESNSQETENSSVSGDLYRTVREEMDCVIWQIKRAHLDHKIPWKNMAVIAHDNATVRAFGERLRKDGVPVRYSSVTRALREEPFIKALFALIELAQFSQNSVDNLAKDVSLGTRTISSIARFVKSRIKTIMDSPLIDSDNYNCADLSAVEALMRSIVSLSDMVKSKENSPLSVLIRQWDLLQNQLLNKTDSKNDGLDANFNFDNRIFDSNPNPNSTRFSVDSCYLLILKALIDSCAIDKSMYCDDFCVDSYDSDLLDESPADKSPADQTQSDQTPEIFSVLQKMRPNSVHLRTLMRVFKITSKLSKILKQDLVKIQNSVTNEASYILGQAWNLCNCAKKWQIQALKNNNEGRLANDRLDAAMRLFEYANSFNYIDSRADYYESSVAGDYSAVAPTITQFIDQVRQMEIEADSLASVAPVPDSVTLTTPSGSVGSRWDYVWIPAVQQRVWPNTAARSTMFGSETLVNMVLNNRIFGSVNLKSNNSQNSLLDKFTNPTGICVNDRQAIFTGEQRSFLMAITRANRHLFISAVNSDDCVPSDFLYYYLPEIYWRNADGSSEYTDFCEDFAVMDADPRGLVASARTQVARAIYESENSHNLDENPTVKDALTALNLLKNNGVDSANPENWDFIRKNYGSKIEEKSIENESKSNLVTLSPSMVDSLWSCPVCCLLERKFAGPTHGGTAAQFGTLIHETARWASQDEHLDNEYLHEKYPELQAFAAIKNNKVSELPDFDFSFESISALQKKAIEDIANTMIEHYYSICPSDSNISDVKDRYRFIKNDLNVRRALYTIAQYFVGSLTGSNYPIMAKKDEDGVVTDILPALEKSKSAKPTIADVDLGNLEHAYCECNINATFGFDDILNAYNRASKTKTSITDLYSIMGFLVGGWQNGASSDLRVRIQGRIDRMEIRKLNDNTEQIRLIDYKTGKVPKTQQVFNDLQLICYQLGIVFCNENVEDVKQLLKFKHTKIARSALFHVVYKDSPAQDNGVAENICQPSLFDEDGALSTKGLISRYRYADDNRLYELPDIDAQNPADGVSQNAWSDFVNLPMRTKWSLMMISRVFFAASAVKSTSFVVEPKADHKNHCRCLDVCPACAEKVDTVYEMIEGKNEQ